One segment of Streptomyces sp. XD-27 DNA contains the following:
- a CDS encoding aldo/keto reductase, translated as MESRHLGRTGLRVSRIGLGTLTWGRDTDEHDAADQLKAFWDAGGTLVDTADVYADGGAEYLLGQLLEDLIPRRDLVIATKAGSVPDPERRFDGSRGHLLDALDASLARLGTDYVDLWQVHAFDPLTPLEETLQALDIAVSSGRARYVGVSNFCGWQLAKAATWQLAAPGAHTRLASTQMEYSLLQRGVEREVLPAALDLGLGLLPSSPLGRGVLTGKYRHTTPTDSRGASEHLAPFVAPYLDEEASRIVDAVATAADGLATTALQVALAWVRDRPGVTAPIVGARNAQQLRAALSAEALTLPHEICQALDDVSAPVHRYPDQDWSTL; from the coding sequence ATGGAGTCAAGGCACCTCGGCCGTACGGGTCTGCGCGTCTCCCGGATCGGGCTCGGCACGCTCACCTGGGGACGGGACACGGACGAACACGACGCGGCCGACCAGCTCAAGGCGTTCTGGGACGCCGGCGGGACGCTGGTCGACACCGCCGACGTGTACGCCGACGGCGGTGCCGAGTACCTCCTGGGCCAGCTGCTCGAAGACCTCATACCGCGCCGGGACCTGGTCATCGCCACCAAGGCGGGCAGCGTCCCGGATCCCGAGCGGCGTTTCGACGGCTCGCGCGGCCATCTGCTGGACGCGCTGGACGCGTCGCTGGCGCGGCTCGGGACGGATTACGTGGACCTGTGGCAGGTGCACGCCTTCGACCCGCTCACCCCGCTCGAGGAGACGCTCCAGGCTCTGGACATCGCGGTCAGCAGCGGGCGGGCGCGCTACGTGGGCGTGTCCAACTTCTGCGGCTGGCAGCTGGCCAAGGCCGCCACCTGGCAACTCGCCGCACCCGGCGCGCACACCAGGCTCGCCAGCACGCAGATGGAGTACTCGCTGCTGCAGCGCGGCGTCGAGCGGGAAGTGCTCCCCGCGGCGCTGGACCTGGGGCTGGGGCTGCTGCCGTCCTCCCCGCTCGGCCGAGGGGTGCTGACGGGCAAGTACCGGCACACCACCCCCACCGACTCGCGCGGGGCGTCCGAGCACCTGGCGCCGTTCGTGGCCCCGTACCTGGACGAGGAGGCGAGCCGGATCGTCGACGCCGTCGCGACGGCCGCCGACGGCCTGGCGACGACGGCGCTGCAGGTGGCACTGGCCTGGGTGCGGGACCGGCCGGGCGTCACCGCCCCGATCGTCGGCGCACGCAACGCGCAGCAGCTCAGAGCGGCGTTGTCAGCGGAGGCCCTTACGCTTCCCCACGAGATCTGCCAGGCGCTGGACGACGTGTCGGCGCCCGTGCACCGCTATCCCGATCAGGACTGGAGCACCCTGTGA